DNA from Arthrobacter sp. SLBN-112:
GCTGCAATTGTCCGCACTCATTGCGGCAGTACCTTTGACGGCTGCCGCGCTCGCCTGGGTTTTTACCCGCCCCGGGCTGCCGCTGCAGCGACGCGGGTGGATCCAGCGGCATTAGGACACACAATTGGGTCTTTTTGATCGCGGCGATCAGGCCTACGGTGGGTTCCGGGAGCCGCCCGCCGGGCGGCGGAACTTACGGAGGAACGCCATGACAACACATGTTGCCGACTGCAGTGTCACCCGTTGCTCATTCAACGACCACGAAGGCTGCACCGCGCACGCCATCACTGTTGGCGGAAGCCAGGACCATGCATCCTGCGCCACTTTCATCGAGACCGGCATCCACGGCGGCCTGCCCAAGGTGCTGGCGGATGTCGGTGCATGCCAGCGCGCCGAGTGCGTCCACAACGAGCACCTGATGTGCAATGCCCCGGAGGTGCACGTGGGGCCCGGCGCCGACAACGCCGACTGCCTCACCTACGCCCACGCCTGACTGTCCCTGCCCATGACCCTCACGCAGGCTCCCGCCCGGAATCCTGGACGGGAGCCTTCGATGTGCCGCCGCCCGCCGTCGGCCACGTGATCCTGCTCATTCGGCGCCGGCTCACCGCCGCTCGCCGCACAGCCCGGCGCCCCGCCGCCGTCGGGCGTTCCCGGAATGTTACCCCTTGGTAGGGTTCCCAGTAGCAAAAGTGGGAAATCTCTCAAGGAGGAGACATGGCCGAAGTGCCTGACCAGCGGAAGAACGGATCCCGGGCGGAGGGAGGACTGGCGACGGACCCGGATCTTCCCCCGCCCGCTGTGGACAAGGCACGGCTTGAGGCCGAGGACCGGAGGTGGACGCCGGGCAAGATCGCCCTCTGGGCCGCGATCGCACTCCTGGGCGGGGTCGCATGGTTCATGCTGGCGATCGTCCGCGGGGAAACCGTCAATGCCATCTGGTTCGTCTTTGCCTCCGTGTGCACGTACCTGATCGGGTACCGCTTCTACTCCAAGGTGATCGAGCGCTACATCACCAAGCCTGACGACCGCCGCGCCACCCCTGCCGAATACAAGGCCGACGGCAAGGACTACGTCCGTACGGACCGCAACGTCCTGTTCGGCCACCACTTTGCCGCCATCGCCGGCGCGGGCCCGCTGGTGGGCCCGATCATCGCGGCCCAGATGGGGTATCTCCCCGGCACCATCTGGATCATTCTCGGCGTCGTCCTCGCCGGCGCAGTCCAGGACTACCTGGTCATGTTCTTTTCCATGCGCCGCGGCGGCCGCTCCCTCGGCCAGATGGCCCGCGAGGAACTCGGTATCATCGGCGGCACTGCCGCCCTCATCGCCACCCTGCTGATCATGGTGATCATCGTGGCCATCCTGGCGCTCGTCGTCGTCAACGCCCTGGGTGAAAGCCCGTGGGGCGTATTCTCCGTGGGAATGACCATCCCCATCGCCCTGTTCATGGGCGTCTACCTCCGCTTCCTGCGCCCCGGCAAGGTCATGGAGGTCTCGATCATCGGTTTCGTCCTCCTCATGGCGGCCATCATCGGCGGCGGCCTGGTGGCCCAGACGGAATGGGGCGCCACTGTATTCCACCTGGACAAGGTGACCATTGCCTGGGGCCTCCTTATCTACGGCTTCATCGCAGCGGTCCTGCCCGTGTGGCTGCTGCTGGCCCCGCGCGACTACCTCTCCACCTTCATGAAGATCGGCGTCATTGTGATGCTCGCGCTGGCCATCATCGTGGTCCGGCCCGAAGTCAGCGTCCCGGCCTTCAGTGAATTCGCCAGCCGCGAGAACGGACCGGTGTTGTCCGGCGCCCTGTTCCCCTTCCTGTTCGTCACCATCGCCTGCGGTGCTTTGTCCGGTTTCCATGCCCTGATTTCCTCCGGCACCACCCCCAAGCTGGTGGAGAAGGAACGGCAGACCCGGTACATCGGGTATGGCGGAATGCTGATGGAATCCTTCGTGGCCATCATGGCGCTGGTGGCAGCCATCTCGATCGACCGCGGCCTCTACTTCGCCATGAACGCCCCCGCAGCCCTGACGGGCGGGACCGTGGAAACGGCAGCAACCTGGGTCAACAGCCTGGGCCTGAGCGGCGTCAACATCACGCCCGGCATACTGACCGAAACGGCGGCGAACGTTGGGGAGCAGAGCATCGTCTCCCGCACCGGCGGCGCGCCCACGCTGGCCGTGGGGCTGGCGCACATCATGCAGCAGTTCATCGGCGGGACGGCCATGATGGCGTTCTGGTACCACTTCGCCATCATGTTCGAGGCACTCTTCATCCTCACCGCCGTGGACGCCGGCACGCGCGTTGCCCGTTTCATGCTGCAGGACTCGATCGGCAACTTCGTCCCCAAGTTCAAGGAAGCCTCCTGGCGCCCGGGAGCCTGGCTCTGCACGGCCATCATGGTGGCTGCCTGGGGTGCCGTGCTGCTGATGGGCGTGACCGATCCACTGGGCGGCATCAACACCCTCTTCCCGCTGTTCGGTATCGCCAACCAGTTGCTGGCCGCCATCGCGCTGGCTGTATGCCTGGCGATCGTCGCCAAGCGCGGCACCTTCAAGTACCTGTGGATCGTTGCCCTGCCGCTGACCTTCGCCGCCGTGGTCACCATCACTGCCAGCTTCCAGAAGATCTTCTCGCCCGTCCCCGCCGTGGGGTACTTCGCCAACAACGCCGCCTTCAGCAAGGCGCTGGCCGACGGCAAGAAGGAGTTCGGCACCGCCAAGACCGTGGCCGCCATGGAAGCCGTGGTCCGCAACACCGCAATCCAGGGCTGGCTGTCCGTGATCTTCGTAGTGCTCACCATCATCGTGATCGCGACGGCGGTGCTCGCCACCGTCAAGGCCTTCCGCGACAGGGCGGCCGGGAGAGCCACCACGGACAACGAGGACCCGGCAGTTCCTTCGCGGGTCTTCGCCCCCGCGGGGCTGGTGCCGACAACGGCCGAACGGGAACTGGCAGCCGAATGGGAAAGGGTGCCCGCAGAAGCACGGCTTGAACGGGCCGGGCACTGATGAGCGCCGGCATGGCCCTGGTGGCCAATGGATTCCGCGGCTTCGCCCGTTACCTGGGCGGAGTCATGGGCGCGGACGCCTATGCCAAGTACCTGGAACACCACAGGGCGGCCGGGCACCAGGAACCACCCCTCACTGAACGCCAGTTCTGGCGGGACCGCACGGACCGCCAGGACGCCAACCCGCAGGGGAGGTGCTGCTGATTGAGCCGGCAGCGGACAAGCCCGCCACAGGCCTTCATGGGTGGACCCCGGGGCGGATGG
Protein-coding regions in this window:
- a CDS encoding DUF1540 domain-containing protein yields the protein MTTHVADCSVTRCSFNDHEGCTAHAITVGGSQDHASCATFIETGIHGGLPKVLADVGACQRAECVHNEHLMCNAPEVHVGPGADNADCLTYAHA
- a CDS encoding carbon starvation CstA family protein; translated protein: MAEVPDQRKNGSRAEGGLATDPDLPPPAVDKARLEAEDRRWTPGKIALWAAIALLGGVAWFMLAIVRGETVNAIWFVFASVCTYLIGYRFYSKVIERYITKPDDRRATPAEYKADGKDYVRTDRNVLFGHHFAAIAGAGPLVGPIIAAQMGYLPGTIWIILGVVLAGAVQDYLVMFFSMRRGGRSLGQMAREELGIIGGTAALIATLLIMVIIVAILALVVVNALGESPWGVFSVGMTIPIALFMGVYLRFLRPGKVMEVSIIGFVLLMAAIIGGGLVAQTEWGATVFHLDKVTIAWGLLIYGFIAAVLPVWLLLAPRDYLSTFMKIGVIVMLALAIIVVRPEVSVPAFSEFASRENGPVLSGALFPFLFVTIACGALSGFHALISSGTTPKLVEKERQTRYIGYGGMLMESFVAIMALVAAISIDRGLYFAMNAPAALTGGTVETAATWVNSLGLSGVNITPGILTETAANVGEQSIVSRTGGAPTLAVGLAHIMQQFIGGTAMMAFWYHFAIMFEALFILTAVDAGTRVARFMLQDSIGNFVPKFKEASWRPGAWLCTAIMVAAWGAVLLMGVTDPLGGINTLFPLFGIANQLLAAIALAVCLAIVAKRGTFKYLWIVALPLTFAAVVTITASFQKIFSPVPAVGYFANNAAFSKALADGKKEFGTAKTVAAMEAVVRNTAIQGWLSVIFVVLTIIVIATAVLATVKAFRDRAAGRATTDNEDPAVPSRVFAPAGLVPTTAERELAAEWERVPAEARLERAGH
- a CDS encoding YbdD/YjiX family protein, whose protein sequence is MSAGMALVANGFRGFARYLGGVMGADAYAKYLEHHRAAGHQEPPLTERQFWRDRTDRQDANPQGRCC